TCGACAGTGGCGATGGCCACGTCGGGGTTCTCCGTCGCTTCGACAGCCTCCTCCAGACGGTCGGCCTGATCGGGCTTGAGGTGTTTCTCGACGGTGAGTTCGGTGTGTTCCTCGACGTTGAGCGTGTGGTGAAAGCCCAGTTGGTCCTCCCGTGAGCAGTCGACGATTTCGCCGCCGACACGGAGGCGGTTGGCGAACTTCGCGAACTCCACGTCGGTGACCTCGATCTGAATCCACATCGGCTCGCGCTCGCCGCCTTTGTCCCGGAGATTGTCGTCGTTGCGCTGGATGCGCCGCGTCGTATCGCCGGAGACGAGGTCCCCCGGCTCGATGACGTACGAGAGATGCCAGAGGTCGTCCAGCGTCTCGGGGACCACCTCGATGCGTTCTGCCCCTTCGGCGGTGGTCTCCTGACTCTGTATTTGCATACTTGAGCGTCCGCTTCAGGGACACAAGTGTTCTGCCATTCTGCGCGCAGGTAGAACGAGAGAGGTTATCGGCTCGGTGCAACGGGTCGGTCAGGCAGCCGAGCCTGCGGTGGGCGTTTCAGACTCGGGTCCGACGGCCGGCACGTCTCTGACGGCTGTCCCGATGGCGTAGGTGCCCGCGACGTAGGCGTAAAACACCACGAACGGAGCCAAGATTGCCCCCACGACAGTAGCGTTGAGGACGCCCACGACGATGCCTGCGATCAGGCTGATGGCAAACCCGACCAGCCAGCCGGTGGCGTAGGTGCGACTGAACAGAAGCGGCCGGAGTTCGTTCGGTGCGAACGCTGCGCTGACACTGTCAGTGCGGACGTACGCGACGATAGCCGCCGGCACCGCGTACACCGCTGCCAGAGACAGAGCGAGTGTTCCGAGCGCGACCACCGCAAATACTAGGCCCGCGACCAGACCGCTGAAGATCGTGTCGCTGCCGGACCCGAATGTGAACACGGAGATGAACAGGACCGCCGCGACAATCGTCGACGGGAGCAGTGAGTACACCAGCACGATGGCGAGGGCCTTCAGACCGTCCATCCCCAGATCCTCCCACGCATCGAACGTCGGCGGCGTCGTGTCGCCGTCCATGACCCCCCGCAGTGCTCGGACGATGTAGCCGAACACGAAAACCGCCGGGATCACCAGTACACTCAGGAACAGCAACACGCCCCCGACTGCGATGGTTTTCACTGCGTTATCGCCTTCCCGCGGATAGTTTACTGCGTCTTGAAACATAATGGGCTCCGTGACATCGGCCAGTCTCCCGTGGCCGCTGCCACGTCAACCACAACTACATGTCACTTCAACAAGTAGTACGGCGGACAGGTATATATACCAGTCAGTTCGGTGTGCTATCGGTTTCTGGTGTGGGCAGTGGACAGCGAATCACTTCACAGCGGACTCCTCGTTCGCGTCCGCGGCCGCCTGTAGCCGCGCGAACGCCTCCCACGAGGGGTCTGCGCCGGGATGTGATTGCCGCGTGCCGTCGACGTACAGTCCCTCTCCGTCAGTCACCTCGCCGACGACGGCTGCCGGCGTCCCGCGGTCCCGGAGCGCGTCGACGACGGCGTCGGCATTAGTGGGAGCAACAGCCGCCAGCAGTGTCCCGCAACTGCTGACGTGCCACGGATCGATGTCCAGCGCGTCACAGAGCTCGTCGACACCCTCGGCGACCGGTACGGCCTCGCTGTCGACGTCGAACCGGGCGTTCGCGCCGTCAGCCATCTCGATGAACGCGCCGGTGATACCGCCTTCCGTGGCGTCGTGCATCGCCGTCACAGCGCCGGCGTTCGCCGCGGCCATCGCGTCCTCGACGAGAGCGGTGTCGGCCAGTCGCTCCTGTGCGGTGGCGGTTCGGTCGGGCGACAGGCCGATCTGCTCTGGGAAGAGATGGGCAAACAGGCCCGTGACTTCGGCCCCCGGACCGGTCCCGACGACCAGTTTGTCGCCCGGCCGTGCGCCGTCCGGCCGCACAATTTCATCGTGAGAACCGACGCCCAGCACCGTCGCACCACCGACCCAAGAGTAATCGACGCCCGAGTACCGAGCGGTGTGGCCGGTGACGACGCTCACGTCGGCTTCCTCGGCACGCCCGGCAAAGCCGTGCCACATCGCCGCCAGTTCGTCGTCGGTCATCTCGGGCGGGAGCGTGAACGTCACGGAGAGATGGGACGGGGGGACGCCCGAGACGGCCACGTCGGCAAGCACCACGTCCAGCGCGAACCGGCCAGCCCGCTCGAAGCCGAGGTCAGGCAGGACCGACAGCGGGTCGGTGGCCGTGACGAGGGCCTCCCCGCCAACGTCGATGACGCCGAAGTCGACACCGTGGGTCGGTCCGAGCGCCACGTCCTCGCGGTCCGCGCCGAGTTCCGGGTAGATGACGCTGTCGAACAGTTCGCGGTCGATTTTCCCGAGGTCACTCATCGCCTGAGTCACCTCCAACGGTGTGTTCTCGCCGTCCCGGCATCGTCACTCCTCGGTCATTCGGCTGCCGCCCGGCGGCAGGAACTCCTGTATCTGGTCCGGGCTGGCGACTTTGCGGACGAACGACTCGTCGGCGAAGCGCGAGCGGAACTCCCGATACAGGCGCTTGGCGATGTCGTTCTGCGCGTACTGGCCGGGCTCGACGGTGATACTCGTCGCGGCCTGCCCCTCGACGGCCGACGGCGGGCCGCCGATGACCCGCGTCTCGTCGTCGCAGGTGATGCCGACGGCGACGCCGACCGGCGTGGACTCGAAGTAGGCCCGGTCGCCGCGGATGGCGAACCCGCCCTTCTCTAAGTACTCGCCGCTTTCGGGCGTTTTCGACACCTGATCGGGGTCGACCATGTACACGTCGCCGGCGAACTTCCCGTCCTTCCAGACCGATGAGTAGGAAACCGCGAACTGCGCGGCCTGATCCAGCGACGATTGCGGGAACTCCACCTCCTTTGACGGCTCGCTGGGGCCAGTGGCCTTGAGCACCGTTACCGGGCCGCCGTGAGCCTGTGCGTGGAAGAACTTGTCACCGCCCTCCAGATACTTCTGGACGAGTTCCTCGTTGTCGTCGGCGTCGCGGCCACCGATGACGAGGAAGCCATCCGAGGTGTGGAACCAGCGGAACTGCTCGTACCAGCGCTCTGTCGACCGGGTGGGAACAGACTGCATCGAGAGCCAGTCGGTCGGTTCGTCGTCGCCGTCGGTATCGTCGGCTTCGTCCTCGCCGTCGTCGGCCTCCCACTCCTCGCGCCGTTCCTTGACCGCTTCGAGGTCTTCGCGGGTGTTCTCGATAGCCGCCAGCGCGCCCTCCTTCTTCTCTTCGATACGTTTGGCCTCCTTGTACAGCTCGTCAGCGTTCTTCTCGACGCCAGTGAACGCGTCGACGGTGACACGCGTCCCGTCGATGTCCAGCGTCACCGTCCCCTCGCTCCCATCGAGTGAGACGACCGCTTCGGCAGCTTCGATGCCGCGGTCGGCTCCCTCGTCGAACTTCGCCTCGATGTCGTCCCACGCCACGTCGTCCTCGCGGGCGGCCTGCACCGTCGAGAGTACGTCGTCGACGAGGTCGTAGTTGGCATACAGCAGTTCGGCCTTCTCTCGCTCGGCCTCGGCGTCGGCCTCGAAATCCTCGATAGCCTGCTCTTGCTGCTGGATTATGCGCTGTTGTTTCTCGATTTCGGCCTCGAAGTCCGGGCGCTGTGTCTCGCCACCCTCGACTTCCTCCTCCCGCTGGAAGTTGAAGAAGTAGTCATCCAGAGCAGAATTGAACTCCGTGAAGGACTCGCTGTAGAGCTCTTCGTATTCCGCCAGCGGAATCGGAGTTACGTCGACGCGCCGGCGGTCCGGGTCATCGTCGCTCTCCGCACCGCCATCGCCGTTGTCCTCATCAAGCGTCTCGTAGTACACCCGCGGGTCGACGTTCCCTTCACGAAGCCGAGTTCCAAGTTCGTCGATGAGTTCGTACAGCCGCTCGAAATCAGACTCGTCGAGGTCGTCGACGGCGACGTTGTAGTCGATGCCGGCGCGGGTACACAGCTCCTCGCCATACAAGCCGCCGAAGTTCAGTTGCGTCGCCAGCGTCCGGACGAGGTCGGCGTCGGACTCCTCGATTCGGGCGACAAAGCCGTCGTAATCGACGGTCATTGGGTTGAACCGCGCCGACGGGAACTCGTAGGGTGTCCCGGGCGCGACGGTTCGGGATTTGAGCCGCACCGTCTCCAGACAGTCGATGACCTCGCCGTGCTCGTCCAGCACCGCGACGTTGCCGTCGCCGAACAACTCCGCGACGATGGTGGTCGAGGCGTCCTCGCGGTCGAACTCCAGTTCGATGATGCGGTCGAACTCGAACTGTTCGACGCGGACGAGGTCAGCGCCCGACAGTCGGTTCCGGAGCATCATCGCGAAGTCCGGCGGGCGGCCCGGTGCGTCGGGGACGTGGCTCTGGTCGGCAACGTGGGCGCGCTTGACATCACCGACCTCAATGAGGAACTCGACGCGCCCGCGGTCGAAGTCCCGGAGCTTCAGTCTGACGAGGTCGTCCTCGGGGTAGAGGTACGCCTTGTCGAGCTTCGCGCCCTCGTAGCCGGCGAGTTCGCCCTCCAGAGCGGCGAGATCGACGCTCGTCAGTTCCCGCTTGTGGTCCATGTCGGTGGCTGTCGGCGGGCACCCAAAGGCGTTCCGTTACCCGCTGTCGGCGATTGCCTCGCCCGTCTCCAGTCCGTTGCGGAGCGCTGCGTGCAGTCGCCCCTCGCCGGCGACCCAGTCGCCGGCAAAGTACAGGTCATGCTCAGCCGCACACGACAGGAGGTCGTGGTCGACGTCGCCTTCGGGCTGGGAGTAGCGCCAGTGCTGGTGATCGGTCCAGTCCGGGTCGGACAGTCGGTCGTCGTCCAGCAGTCGCGCCGTCCGCGTTGCGATGTCTTCGATGAGCGTGTCGGGGTGCTCGTCGTAGTTCGCCACCGACCACGGTTCGTTCATTTGTACCAGCAGCAGCGACTCACCGTCAGGGACGTGGCCGTCCTTGCACTCCTCGCGGCCGATCCAGCCGATGTCGTGGTTCTTGTCGGCGTTGACCGCGGCGTACCACGGCACGTCGAGTTCGAAGGGGTAGTGCAACACTCCCGCGATGACTGTCCGATAGGGGACCGACGCGATTTCCTGTCGTAGCTCCCGGCAGTCGTCGTGGTCCCACCGCGACTGCCCCAATAGGTCAGCCGTCTGTGGGGCCGGCGGTGTCAGCAGCGCGGCGTCGAAGTGCCCCAAGTCCGTTCCGTCGCCGTCTTCGAGCCGCCAGCCGTCGCGCTGTCGCTCCAGACGCTCGACCCGGACGCCGTTCTCCACGTCGGCGTTTGTTTCGTCGAACAGGCGCTTTGCGAGCTGTGTGATGCCCGCCTCGTACGTCCATTTGTGTTCGTCAGCATCCCGACCGGCGTCGATTTCACCGGTCCTGTCGAACGCGTACACTGGCTCCTCGATGTCGACGAGCCCCTCGGACGGGAGCGTCTCCGTGACCAGTTCCGTCACGCGGCCGTCGTCGGCCTTGAGATAGTTCGCGCCGTACTCGTACGTGCAGTCGCCGTGCCGCCGGGTCGCGGCGCGCCCGCAGACGCCGCGGCTCTTCTCGAACACCGTTACATCGACTTCCGCGTCGTGGAGCGCGTACGTTGCCGCCGCACCGGCACCACCGGCACCGACGACTGCGAGGTCACGAGCCATACTTGCCAGTCGGACGGTATGAGTAAAAATCCACCACACAACCAGTTCGGACCGCCTTCCGAGAGTCCGACTCAGCGGCCACTGGCGTCAGAGGTACCCACACTGCCGACAGCGAACGCGAACGCAGCACTGCCGAAAACGACAACAATAGCAACCGAGAGTAGTCTGCCCTCGCTCAGACAGGGTGGTCCGTGATCTCTACACTTTCTGACGAACTCGGACGAGGCCAGCAATCAGCGCCAGCACAAGTGCGACCAGTTGGACGGTGAATCCGGGGCCGGACGCTGCGACCGTTTCCGCGGCTGGCTCCGCGCCGCCACCGCTTTTACCCGTTTTGTCAGTCCCGGATTCGGTTGCGCTCTGGGCTTGATTCGAGCCGACACGCAGGTCACCGGCACTGACGCCGTTGACCGCGACGACGCCGTCGGCAGCCTCGAACTCCATCGTCACCGTACTCTCTTCGCCGGCGTTGAGCCGGACAGTCCGAGCGGCTACCGGATCGCCGTCAACGGTGACCGTCAGCGTCTGCTCGACAGTCTCCTCGGTCGGATTCCCGACTGTCGCTCGCACCGACGTGTTGAAGCCGGCCCGGACCCAGTCGGCCGTCACGGACGCATCGGTAATGGTGAGTTCTGCGGGCGTCGAGGTCGTCATATTCGTGTTCGAGGAGCCAACTGTCGTCTGAGTAGACGCATTAGCGACCGGGGAAACGACAGCGATGGTTGAGAGGGTGGGCGATGTCGCCTGAATAGAGCCGTTCGTCGCAGTAGCGGTGCTGGATAGCTGACGCCATGATTCGTTGTGGTACTGGAACACCCGGACGGCGTCCATCGAGCCGTTGGCTGGAAGCGCTGATTCGTTGAGCCGCAGGGTGTATTTCGCCCGGCTGATGACCGACGCGTTTGCGCCGGAGGTGATGGTTACGTACCCGCGCACACCGTCTTCCTGAACCGCGGCCATGCCGTTCGGTGTGGCGTGCGGGCCGAGCATTGTCGCGTTGAACCCCTCGCTTTCGTTGGTGACGTTGAGCGAGAGTTTCGAGAGCGTGAATGCCGGTGCGGTCTCGGACGGACCGGAGCGGTTCAGCGACTGGGAGACCGTCGAGTTCGCAGCGTCGGCAGTCACCCGGACAGAGACCCCGTTGTCGAGCTGTGACTGTGATATAGCAGGGGCCTCTGCGCCGCCGCCGTCGTCGGTGTCGTCCGATTCGTCATCGAGACTGAACCCGCCGCCACCGCCGCCACCGCCACCACCGCCGTCGCTGCTGCTTTCAGCTTCAACGGCGAGCGTCTCGGTGGTGGCGTTGCCAATAGAAAGCGACCGGTTGCCCTCGTTGTCGAAGGAGATACTGAAGGTGACAGTTGCTGTCTCACCGCCAGCGATGGGCCCGATAGTTTTGGATTTGAGCGTCTGGTTGTTCTCTGTGAGCGCCGCAGTGTAGTTCCCGCTCTCCGTGCCAATGTTTGCGACAGTGCCTGTCACGTCGACGGACTCACCGGTTTCGGCGGACGAATTACTCAGCCGTGCGTCGCGAACCTCGAACGTCGCCGGCTGGGTCACTGAAACGTTTCCGCCGGAGTTACCGTTGACTGCCACGTCGTACACACCCCCACTCTCGAAGACGTAGATGAAGGTGACCTCGGTCTGTTGACCGCCCGGGAGTGTGACGTTCGTCGTGTCCACGATATCGTCGTTGGTCTGCAGGCGCACCGGAGAGGTCCCTGTCTCGTCGCCGTCGTTGACGACCGTGGCAGTCACTTCGGTAGGCTCACCTGTCCGAACACTCGTCCGGTTCAGTTCGACGGCAGCCGTGTCGAACGCAGCCGGCTCCCTGACTGTGACCGTCTGCGTCTCGTTACCGACCGTAAACTGGGACGTCCCGGACTCCTCGAACGTGTGCACGTACGTATCCGTCCCAGATTCATCCGGTGCAAGGTCGAACGAGACGGCGTCGACGGCTTTGTTCTCCGTTTCGATCCAGAACTCCTGCCCTGCGGTCACAGTCCCGTCGTTCCTAGCCGTCACCGTCAGCTCTGCTGCGCCGCCCCGGGTGACCGCTGTTCTGTTCCACCTTGCGTCGGTGATCTGGATATCAGGCTGGCCGACGGTCAGGGTGCCAGCGGTGACGCCACCGACCGTGACCTCGTGGTCGCCCTCGTCAACAGCCCCTTCGAGTCGATAGAGGAGTGTCTCGTTGACTGTCTCACCGGCCGGGACCGCTACCGACCGCCCTCCGACCCGCGTGCCGCCGACTTCGATAGGAAGCGTGATCGTCCCGTCCTGTCCGCCAGTGTTCTCCACCGTCACCCACAGTTCCGGCTCGCGGGTCCCGTAGCCACCCGTGTCCGTGTCAGTGTTGACCTGAGTGTCGAAGAGCCGGGCGTCCCGGATCTGGATCGATCCCTCGTCCGCAACTTCGACGGTCCCGACCGGCGCACCGTTTATCATCAGATCGTACGTGCCCTCGCTGTCGAAGGTCGGTGAGAACTCCAGTGTCTCCGTATCGCCGTTCTCGATTTCGACGGTTCGGGTGGCGATTTCGGAGCCATCAGCCTGCAGTATGACATCCTCTGTCGCCGTTCCGTCCCCGCTTCTGGGGTTTGCCATCCGAACCGTCAGTTCGACTGACTCACCCGTTACCGTTGATTCATCACTTAGCTGCGAGTAATCGACGGTGAACCGCGTCGACTCCTCAATGGTGATAGTCGGGTTCGAACTCCCTCCGGGTCGCAGTTCGTACTCCCCAGCAGGTAGTTCGTCGAGGGCCCCAGTGTCCAGCGTCCACGAACTTGTTTCCGTCTCGCCGGCACCGACCTCAATGACGAGTTCGTTGACCATCTGCGACGTCTCAGTATCCGTGTTCTCAAGTATCGGCGTGACGGTCAGGTCGCCGTTTTTTCCCCCGGTGTTTTCGAGCGTGTGAGTCACTTCGATGGATTCACCACGCGTGACGGTAGCCCGGTCGACTGTTGTCTCGGTGACCGTAATGTTTGCCGGTTCGACGACGGTCACCGTCCCAGCCGAGACACCGTCGACGGCGATGTCGTACTTGCCCGTGTCATCGAGCGCGACAGGAACGGTCTCCGACGTCTGCTGATTACCGTCGACTGTAACGTCAATCTGGCTCACTTGCTCGCCGT
The Haloarcula sp. CBA1129 genome window above contains:
- a CDS encoding DUF4013 domain-containing protein, whose product is MKTIAVGGVLLFLSVLVIPAVFVFGYIVRALRGVMDGDTTPPTFDAWEDLGMDGLKALAIVLVYSLLPSTIVAAVLFISVFTFGSGSDTIFSGLVAGLVFAVVALGTLALSLAAVYAVPAAIVAYVRTDSVSAAFAPNELRPLLFSRTYATGWLVGFAISLIAGIVVGVLNATVVGAILAPFVVFYAYVAGTYAIGTAVRDVPAVGPESETPTAGSAA
- a CDS encoding AIR synthase family protein, with product MSDLGKIDRELFDSVIYPELGADREDVALGPTHGVDFGVIDVGGEALVTATDPLSVLPDLGFERAGRFALDVVLADVAVSGVPPSHLSVTFTLPPEMTDDELAAMWHGFAGRAEEADVSVVTGHTARYSGVDYSWVGGATVLGVGSHDEIVRPDGARPGDKLVVGTGPGAEVTGLFAHLFPEQIGLSPDRTATAQERLADTALVEDAMAAANAGAVTAMHDATEGGITGAFIEMADGANARFDVDSEAVPVAEGVDELCDALDIDPWHVSSCGTLLAAVAPTNADAVVDALRDRGTPAAVVGEVTDGEGLYVDGTRQSHPGADPSWEAFARLQAAADANEESAVK
- a CDS encoding CARDB domain-containing protein, whose product is MGKITGLWLTAMTLLAVVAVSTAPAFGPGIAAASNHGTATIEVTDASTTKTNSSGTYAAPFSVVSGVEFQVEFTAENTGSRNGTEQVAVTANGEQVSQIDVTVDGNQQTSETVPVALDDTGKYDIAVDGVSAGTVTVVEPANITVTETTVDRATVTRGESIEVTHTLENTGGKNGDLTVTPILENTDTETSQMVNELVIEVGAGETETSSWTLDTGALDELPAGEYELRPGGSSNPTITIEESTRFTVDYSQLSDESTVTGESVELTVRMANPRSGDGTATEDVILQADGSEIATRTVEIENGDTETLEFSPTFDSEGTYDLMINGAPVGTVEVADEGSIQIRDARLFDTQVNTDTDTGGYGTREPELWVTVENTGGQDGTITLPIEVGGTRVGGRSVAVPAGETVNETLLYRLEGAVDEGDHEVTVGGVTAGTLTVGQPDIQITDARWNRTAVTRGGAAELTVTARNDGTVTAGQEFWIETENKAVDAVSFDLAPDESGTDTYVHTFEESGTSQFTVGNETQTVTVREPAAFDTAAVELNRTSVRTGEPTEVTATVVNDGDETGTSPVRLQTNDDIVDTTNVTLPGGQQTEVTFIYVFESGGVYDVAVNGNSGGNVSVTQPATFEVRDARLSNSSAETGESVDVTGTVANIGTESGNYTAALTENNQTLKSKTIGPIAGGETATVTFSISFDNEGNRSLSIGNATTETLAVEAESSSDGGGGGGGGGGGFSLDDESDDTDDGGGAEAPAISQSQLDNGVSVRVTADAANSTVSQSLNRSGPSETAPAFTLSKLSLNVTNESEGFNATMLGPHATPNGMAAVQEDGVRGYVTITSGANASVISRAKYTLRLNESALPANGSMDAVRVFQYHNESWRQLSSTATATNGSIQATSPTLSTIAVVSPVANASTQTTVGSSNTNMTTSTPAELTITDASVTADWVRAGFNTSVRATVGNPTEETVEQTLTVTVDGDPVAARTVRLNAGEESTVTMEFEAADGVVAVNGVSAGDLRVGSNQAQSATESGTDKTGKSGGGAEPAAETVAASGPGFTVQLVALVLALIAGLVRVRQKV
- the rqcH gene encoding ribosome rescue protein RqcH; protein product: MDHKRELTSVDLAALEGELAGYEGAKLDKAYLYPEDDLVRLKLRDFDRGRVEFLIEVGDVKRAHVADQSHVPDAPGRPPDFAMMLRNRLSGADLVRVEQFEFDRIIELEFDREDASTTIVAELFGDGNVAVLDEHGEVIDCLETVRLKSRTVAPGTPYEFPSARFNPMTVDYDGFVARIEESDADLVRTLATQLNFGGLYGEELCTRAGIDYNVAVDDLDESDFERLYELIDELGTRLREGNVDPRVYYETLDEDNGDGGAESDDDPDRRRVDVTPIPLAEYEELYSESFTEFNSALDDYFFNFQREEEVEGGETQRPDFEAEIEKQQRIIQQQEQAIEDFEADAEAEREKAELLYANYDLVDDVLSTVQAAREDDVAWDDIEAKFDEGADRGIEAAEAVVSLDGSEGTVTLDIDGTRVTVDAFTGVEKNADELYKEAKRIEEKKEGALAAIENTREDLEAVKERREEWEADDGEDEADDTDGDDEPTDWLSMQSVPTRSTERWYEQFRWFHTSDGFLVIGGRDADDNEELVQKYLEGGDKFFHAQAHGGPVTVLKATGPSEPSKEVEFPQSSLDQAAQFAVSYSSVWKDGKFAGDVYMVDPDQVSKTPESGEYLEKGGFAIRGDRAYFESTPVGVAVGITCDDETRVIGGPPSAVEGQAATSITVEPGQYAQNDIAKRLYREFRSRFADESFVRKVASPDQIQEFLPPGGSRMTEE
- a CDS encoding NAD(P)/FAD-dependent oxidoreductase — its product is MARDLAVVGAGGAGAAATYALHDAEVDVTVFEKSRGVCGRAATRRHGDCTYEYGANYLKADDGRVTELVTETLPSEGLVDIEEPVYAFDRTGEIDAGRDADEHKWTYEAGITQLAKRLFDETNADVENGVRVERLERQRDGWRLEDGDGTDLGHFDAALLTPPAPQTADLLGQSRWDHDDCRELRQEIASVPYRTVIAGVLHYPFELDVPWYAAVNADKNHDIGWIGREECKDGHVPDGESLLLVQMNEPWSVANYDEHPDTLIEDIATRTARLLDDDRLSDPDWTDHQHWRYSQPEGDVDHDLLSCAAEHDLYFAGDWVAGEGRLHAALRNGLETGEAIADSG